One region of Epilithonimonas zeae genomic DNA includes:
- the fabV gene encoding enoyl-ACP reductase FabV translates to MIIQPRTRGFICLTAHPDGAHQSIKNQIEYVKSKGEIKNGPKKVLVIGASTGFGIASRITAAFGSNAATVGVFFEKPASEGKMGTAGWYNSAAFEKEAHEAGLYAKSINGDAFSDEVKKETIELIKKDLGQVDLVVYSLASPRRTHPKTGVAYASVLKPIGKPFTNKTVDFHTGVVSDITINPVENDEDISNTVAVMGGEDWKFWIEDLKAAGVLAEGVQTVAYSYIGPELTFPIYRNGTIGQAKNDLEATVTVLNDLLKDLNGKSYVSVNKALVTQSSSAIPVVPLYISLLYKVMKAKGTHEGTIEQIQRLFADRLYTENGNVELDSAGRIRIDDLEMAEDVQAEVAKLWEQTSTENLSEISDIEGYRKEFFNLFGFQFDEIDYEKDANENVQVPSIEA, encoded by the coding sequence ATGATTATTCAACCTAGAACAAGAGGATTTATATGTTTGACGGCACATCCAGACGGAGCGCATCAAAGCATTAAAAATCAAATAGAATATGTAAAGTCCAAAGGCGAAATCAAAAACGGACCAAAAAAAGTATTGGTAATCGGAGCTTCTACGGGATTCGGGATTGCTTCAAGAATTACTGCAGCTTTCGGTTCTAATGCTGCTACAGTTGGTGTTTTCTTTGAAAAACCAGCATCTGAAGGGAAAATGGGAACAGCGGGTTGGTACAATTCTGCAGCTTTCGAAAAAGAAGCGCACGAAGCTGGACTTTATGCAAAAAGTATCAACGGCGATGCGTTTTCTGACGAAGTGAAAAAAGAAACAATTGAGTTGATTAAAAAAGACCTTGGTCAGGTTGATTTGGTGGTTTATAGTTTGGCTTCTCCAAGAAGAACGCATCCAAAAACAGGTGTTGCTTATGCATCAGTTTTAAAGCCGATTGGCAAGCCCTTTACCAATAAAACGGTTGATTTTCATACAGGTGTAGTTTCTGACATCACCATTAATCCGGTTGAAAACGACGAAGATATTTCCAACACAGTTGCTGTAATGGGTGGTGAAGACTGGAAATTCTGGATAGAAGATTTGAAGGCGGCAGGTGTATTGGCAGAAGGCGTTCAAACCGTTGCTTATTCTTACATTGGTCCTGAACTGACTTTCCCAATCTACAGAAACGGAACAATCGGACAAGCGAAAAATGACTTGGAAGCGACTGTAACAGTTTTGAATGATTTATTAAAAGACCTCAACGGAAAATCTTATGTTTCTGTGAACAAAGCTTTGGTAACGCAATCTAGTTCAGCGATTCCTGTAGTTCCATTGTATATTTCTTTGCTTTATAAAGTGATGAAAGCAAAAGGAACGCACGAAGGAACAATTGAACAAATCCAAAGATTGTTTGCTGACAGATTATATACTGAAAACGGAAATGTTGAATTAGACTCAGCAGGAAGAATCAGAATTGATGATCTGGAAATGGCGGAAGATGTTCAGGCGGAAGTAGCGAAACTTTGGGAACAAACTTCAACTGAAAACCTTTCCGAAATCAGTGATATCGAAGGTTACAGAAAAGAATTCTTCAATCTTTTTGGTTTCCAGTTTGACGAAATCGATTATGAGAAAGATGCAAATGAGAACGTGCAAGTTCCAAGTATTGAAGCTTAA
- a CDS encoding lysophospholipid acyltransferase family protein: MAKKNIFTDSFGNIYILKRIIIFILGIVSYRRFNGFNKLKITGTENLSDLPDSNVLFVSNHQTYFADVAAMYHAFCAVNNGYHNTIKNPVYLLNPKVDFYYVAAEETMNKGILARIFKIAGAVTVKRTWRAEGQNVNRMVDLTEVENIMKALDNGWVITFPQGTTSAYAQGRKGTAKLIKNQRPTVIPIKIDGFRRAFDKKGLKIKVTGVKPTMEFKPALDIDYDNESATQILDKIMHAIEQTPQHNLLHEYDVKQKEIKSQSQQ; the protein is encoded by the coding sequence ATGGCAAAAAAAAATATTTTTACCGATTCTTTTGGAAATATTTATATTCTGAAAAGAATAATTATTTTCATTCTGGGAATTGTTTCCTACAGGAGATTCAATGGTTTTAATAAATTGAAGATTACCGGAACTGAAAATCTTTCTGATTTGCCAGACAGCAATGTTCTTTTCGTTTCCAATCATCAGACTTATTTTGCGGATGTTGCGGCGATGTATCACGCATTTTGCGCTGTGAATAACGGTTATCACAACACAATAAAAAATCCTGTTTACCTTCTGAACCCAAAAGTAGATTTCTATTATGTGGCCGCAGAAGAAACAATGAATAAAGGAATTTTGGCGAGAATTTTTAAAATCGCCGGTGCAGTTACAGTAAAAAGAACGTGGAGAGCAGAAGGTCAAAACGTAAACCGAATGGTTGACCTTACCGAAGTTGAAAACATTATGAAAGCTTTGGATAACGGCTGGGTTATTACTTTTCCTCAAGGTACAACTTCTGCTTATGCACAAGGTAGAAAAGGAACGGCAAAGCTGATTAAAAACCAAAGACCAACAGTAATTCCAATTAAAATTGATGGATTCCGAAGAGCTTTTGATAAGAAAGGATTGAAAATCAAAGTAACTGGTGTTAAACCTACAATGGAGTTCAAACCTGCTTTGGATATCGATTACGATAATGAGTCGGCGACACAAATTCTGGACAAAATAATGCACGCCATAGAGCAGACTCCACAACACAACCTTCTGCACGAATACGATGTTAAACAAAAAGAGATAAAATCTCAATCTCAACAATAA
- a CDS encoding TolC family protein: MKKLLFILLINLLPAQQSWTLQQCLDYASANHPLVKQSAVNIQKNERQISAAKGMLLPSVDAGVNHNYNFGNGINQQNNQREAINTQTDNLYAQANWELLNWRNYLNISLSKINKESSTFKMKQAQNEVRLNVIQMFFTYQNSKSWLEVLETQLSGIEDQIKRTEKEVEIGNRPKSDIYDIKANLGTMQEQWVSAKNQRDLSKINLLNSLAITKDTLDFTIAEENLASSNFNDANFIQNLLEKNPAYQTTLAEIKAQQKSVEVAKSGYLPTLNGSYIWSSFYNKVLGQPAPSNFSDQIKTNKNQQLSFGLNIPIFNKLQVKNNVEIAKLNVINSNYDKDIVINDLTKSINSIKAQFLNAQEKYNLLEANFENQKLSFQKSEEKYKEGLMDAYTFFVVRNNWLQANYNLINSKNDVVQQTELLKVFETGL, from the coding sequence ATGAAAAAATTACTCTTCATATTATTAATCAATCTTCTTCCCGCTCAGCAGAGTTGGACACTCCAACAATGTCTGGATTATGCTTCAGCCAATCATCCATTGGTAAAACAATCTGCGGTTAATATTCAGAAAAATGAAAGACAGATTTCTGCTGCAAAAGGAATGTTGTTGCCGTCTGTTGATGCTGGAGTCAATCACAATTATAATTTCGGAAACGGAATCAATCAGCAGAATAACCAGCGTGAAGCGATTAATACGCAAACGGATAATCTCTATGCACAGGCTAATTGGGAACTGTTGAACTGGCGGAATTACCTCAATATTTCTTTGTCCAAAATCAACAAGGAAAGTTCGACTTTCAAAATGAAACAGGCTCAGAATGAAGTTAGACTGAATGTCATTCAGATGTTTTTCACTTATCAGAACAGCAAAAGCTGGCTCGAGGTTTTAGAAACACAGCTTTCCGGAATCGAAGACCAGATTAAAAGGACCGAGAAAGAAGTCGAAATCGGGAACCGCCCGAAAAGTGACATTTACGATATCAAAGCCAACCTTGGAACAATGCAGGAACAATGGGTTTCTGCGAAAAATCAGAGAGACCTTTCTAAAATTAATTTATTAAATTCTTTGGCGATTACAAAAGATACGCTGGATTTTACAATAGCCGAAGAAAATCTGGCAAGTTCAAATTTTAACGATGCTAATTTCATCCAAAATCTTCTGGAAAAAAATCCGGCTTATCAAACGACTCTCGCAGAAATCAAAGCCCAGCAGAAAAGTGTAGAGGTTGCAAAATCCGGCTATTTGCCAACCTTGAACGGCTCTTACATCTGGTCAAGTTTTTATAACAAAGTCTTGGGACAGCCAGCTCCGTCCAATTTTTCAGACCAAATCAAAACCAACAAAAACCAGCAATTAAGTTTCGGACTCAATATTCCGATTTTCAACAAACTGCAGGTTAAAAACAATGTCGAGATTGCCAAACTGAATGTCATCAATTCCAATTATGATAAAGATATTGTCATTAATGATTTGACAAAAAGCATCAATTCCATCAAAGCCCAATTCCTGAATGCTCAGGAAAAATACAATCTTTTGGAAGCCAATTTCGAAAACCAAAAATTATCATTCCAGAAATCCGAAGAAAAATACAAAGAAGGATTAATGGATGCCTACACATTTTTCGTAGTAAGGAACAACTGGCTTCAGGCGAATTATAACTTGATTAACAGCAAAAATGACGTTGTCCAGCAGACAGAACTGCTTAAAGTTTTTGAAACTGGCTTATAA
- a CDS encoding NUDIX hydrolase translates to MQIFGKDLLRDIKAAELLGENAHKIYSPPYRPVFSYEDILTKNPKFAAVNILLYLKNNEWHFPLIVRSVNENDRHSGQISLPGGKREKEDPDFAYTAKRETSEELGIDEHYVRIIREMSPIYIPPSNFYVHSFVSYTKKNPEFVLQETEAVELIEFPISSLLSLPDQPKIMALPSTKGYEVPVIDFNGYIIWGATSMILSEFSNLLKNV, encoded by the coding sequence ATGCAGATTTTTGGAAAAGATTTACTCAGAGATATCAAAGCAGCGGAATTGTTGGGTGAAAATGCCCACAAAATTTATTCTCCGCCCTATCGTCCTGTTTTCAGTTACGAAGATATTCTGACTAAAAATCCAAAGTTTGCAGCTGTTAATATTCTACTTTATCTTAAAAACAATGAATGGCATTTCCCTCTGATTGTAAGAAGCGTGAATGAAAACGACAGGCACAGCGGACAAATCTCATTGCCTGGTGGAAAAAGAGAAAAAGAAGACCCAGATTTTGCTTATACAGCTAAACGCGAGACTTCTGAGGAATTAGGAATTGATGAACATTATGTAAGAATCATTCGTGAGATGTCTCCGATTTATATTCCGCCAAGTAATTTTTATGTTCATTCTTTTGTGTCTTACACGAAGAAAAATCCTGAATTCGTTTTACAGGAAACAGAAGCTGTAGAATTGATTGAATTCCCTATTTCATCTTTATTAAGTCTTCCCGACCAGCCAAAGATAATGGCTTTACCTTCTACGAAAGGTTATGAAGTTCCCGTAATCGATTTCAATGGTTACATCATTTGGGGAGCTACATCAATGATTTTGAGCGAGTTCAGCAACTTGTTAAAAAATGTTTAA
- a CDS encoding glycoside hydrolase family 28 protein, whose translation MKKLLIGLAFSFAAIISAQKNDINYYIEKAPFKFGEMVLPTIPQKDYNFKDFGGVADGKTLNTKAFEKAISAIAQNGGGRLVVPAGTWLTGPIELKSKIDFHVEEGAIVQFSSDIKQFPMRETSSGKFEVTPPIWGNNLKDVSFTGKGIFDGAGEAWRPVKKFKTTAGQWQELVAKSGSVLSDDGKIWYPSEAAKRGEELAKVITKMPNATIDMYEQLHHFLRPMMFTLSKVTNLLIDGPTFRNSPKFVINPKQITNLVIRNTTVYNPKWAQNGDGIDISASKNVIIYNTKVSAGDDGICMKSSGTPKNGEALLQNVIIAECTVNEGHGGFVIGSNTDGGMKNIYVTNCTFDGTDIGIRVKSNSGRGGDVSQIFIDNIEMKNIIKEAVLFDTFYADAPVGSTKESEAAQHTGEKVPYFHDFYVSNVNCSSSETAFSFNGLPEKLIENLFFKNLNIMSKKGIVGKNAQNIVFENVKINNSTDYKIDSGLKKAIVVK comes from the coding sequence ATGAAAAAACTTTTAATAGGTCTTGCATTTTCTTTTGCAGCAATAATTTCTGCACAGAAAAACGACATTAATTATTACATTGAAAAAGCGCCTTTCAAATTTGGAGAAATGGTTTTGCCGACAATTCCTCAAAAGGATTATAACTTTAAGGATTTTGGAGGTGTTGCCGATGGAAAAACATTAAACACAAAAGCTTTTGAAAAAGCGATTTCTGCGATTGCTCAAAATGGTGGTGGAAGATTAGTTGTTCCTGCCGGAACTTGGTTAACAGGTCCCATCGAATTAAAAAGTAAAATCGATTTTCACGTAGAAGAAGGTGCGATTGTGCAGTTCAGCAGCGATATTAAGCAATTTCCTATGAGAGAAACTTCGTCAGGGAAATTTGAAGTGACACCACCGATTTGGGGAAATAATCTGAAAGACGTTTCGTTTACAGGAAAAGGAATTTTCGATGGAGCCGGAGAAGCGTGGCGACCTGTGAAAAAATTTAAAACTACAGCAGGACAATGGCAGGAGTTGGTTGCAAAATCTGGGAGCGTGTTGAGTGATGACGGGAAAATCTGGTATCCAAGCGAAGCGGCAAAACGTGGGGAAGAACTGGCCAAAGTGATTACCAAAATGCCGAATGCAACGATTGATATGTACGAGCAACTTCATCATTTCTTGAGACCAATGATGTTCACTTTATCAAAAGTGACGAATCTTTTGATTGACGGACCAACATTCAGAAACTCGCCAAAGTTTGTGATTAATCCAAAACAAATTACGAATCTTGTGATTAGAAATACAACGGTTTATAATCCAAAATGGGCTCAAAATGGTGACGGAATTGATATCAGCGCTTCAAAAAACGTGATTATCTACAACACCAAAGTGAGTGCAGGCGACGACGGAATCTGTATGAAATCGAGCGGAACCCCGAAAAATGGAGAAGCACTTTTACAAAACGTCATCATCGCAGAATGTACTGTGAATGAAGGTCACGGCGGTTTTGTCATTGGAAGTAACACCGATGGCGGAATGAAAAATATCTACGTTACGAACTGTACTTTCGATGGAACCGACATCGGAATTCGTGTGAAAAGTAACTCGGGAAGAGGCGGCGATGTGAGCCAAATTTTCATCGATAATATTGAAATGAAAAACATTATCAAAGAAGCAGTTTTGTTTGATACATTCTATGCAGACGCACCTGTTGGAAGCACCAAAGAAAGTGAAGCAGCACAACATACGGGCGAAAAAGTGCCTTATTTCCACGATTTTTATGTGAGTAATGTGAATTGTTCTTCGTCTGAAACTGCGTTTAGCTTTAATGGACTTCCTGAAAAACTGATTGAGAATCTTTTTTTTAAAAACTTGAATATCATGAGTAAGAAAGGAATTGTTGGTAAGAACGCTCAGAATATTGTTTTCGAAAATGTGAAAATCAATAACTCGACTGACTATAAAATCGATAGTGGTTTGAAAAAGGCAATTGTTGTGAAGTAG
- a CDS encoding type IA DNA topoisomerase, whose protein sequence is MKLCIAEKPSVARDIAKVLGATTPKSGYMEGNGYCVTWTFGHLCTLKEPHDYAEHYKSWDLIFLPIIPKNFGIKLIPNNGVEKQFQTIEKLVQECDEVINCGDAGQEGELIQRWVLQKAKCDKPMKRLWISSLTEDAIKEGFENLKPADDYKNLYLAGNARAIGDWLLGINATRLFTKRFGGNKGVLSIGRVQTPTLAMLVQRQKEIDAFTQEEYWELKTKYRDVLFSASIDRLKSLEKAERGLEYLKQNQFEIVSFEIKEGKEKNPRLFDLTGLQVEANKKYGFSAEQTLNYIQSLYEKKYTTYPRVDTTYLSENLYPKIDGILRSMTIYSEFTAPLLAQPIPKTKAVFDDTKVTDHHAIIPTEIPPSSNLSREEKLVYDLVARRFIAVFYPECKISNTLVEGQVGTIPFKASGKQILEPGWRIIYAKDKKEEKDEKDKDEEQTIPEFTAGEKGDHEPLIHQGKTSPPKPYTEATLLRAMETAGKQVEDEELREMLKNNGIGRPSTRANIIETLFKRKYIEKKRKNLIATQTGIELIDTIEDELLKSPELTGEWESKLRKIEKGEYEANQFKEELIEMVTDLTDKVVNGKSKVIAFHEEKKVTPKEKRPRAKTEIVWEETQCPKCKSNNLMKGKTAVGCSDYKGCGFKVPFEILGKKLSEKQLQDLILKNKTSKLKGFTGEQEEGVLIINEDFSISIK, encoded by the coding sequence ATGAAACTTTGTATTGCCGAAAAACCAAGCGTTGCGCGTGATATAGCCAAAGTTTTGGGCGCTACAACTCCCAAAAGCGGTTATATGGAGGGAAACGGCTATTGCGTTACCTGGACTTTCGGTCATCTTTGTACTTTGAAAGAACCGCACGATTACGCTGAGCATTACAAATCCTGGGATTTGATTTTTTTGCCTATAATTCCCAAAAACTTTGGAATAAAATTAATTCCCAATAATGGTGTTGAGAAACAATTTCAAACCATAGAAAAACTGGTTCAGGAATGTGATGAGGTCATTAACTGTGGGGATGCCGGGCAAGAAGGAGAATTGATTCAGCGTTGGGTTTTGCAGAAAGCGAAATGTGACAAACCAATGAAGCGGTTATGGATTTCTTCTTTGACAGAAGATGCCATAAAAGAAGGCTTTGAAAATCTGAAACCGGCTGATGACTACAAAAATCTTTATTTGGCAGGTAATGCCAGAGCTATTGGCGATTGGCTTTTGGGAATCAATGCAACACGATTATTCACGAAAAGATTTGGTGGCAATAAAGGTGTTTTGTCGATTGGACGAGTTCAGACACCAACTTTGGCGATGCTTGTTCAACGTCAAAAAGAGATTGACGCTTTTACGCAGGAAGAATATTGGGAACTCAAAACCAAATACCGGGATGTGCTTTTCAGTGCGTCAATTGACCGATTGAAATCGTTGGAAAAAGCAGAACGAGGCCTGGAATATCTTAAACAGAATCAATTTGAGATTGTCTCTTTTGAAATCAAAGAAGGAAAAGAAAAAAATCCGAGATTATTCGATTTGACGGGGCTTCAGGTTGAAGCGAATAAAAAATACGGTTTCTCTGCAGAACAGACTTTGAATTACATTCAAAGTCTTTATGAGAAAAAATACACCACTTACCCAAGAGTTGACACCACTTATTTATCTGAAAATCTTTATCCGAAAATTGACGGGATTCTAAGAAGTATGACTATTTATTCGGAGTTTACAGCGCCGTTGCTGGCTCAGCCTATTCCGAAAACAAAAGCAGTTTTTGATGATACGAAAGTGACCGACCACCACGCCATTATTCCGACAGAAATTCCGCCTTCGTCCAATCTTAGTAGAGAAGAGAAGCTGGTTTATGATTTGGTAGCGAGACGCTTCATCGCTGTTTTTTATCCTGAATGTAAAATTTCAAATACTTTAGTAGAAGGTCAGGTTGGAACGATTCCTTTCAAAGCTTCTGGAAAACAAATTTTGGAACCGGGCTGGAGAATCATTTATGCCAAAGACAAAAAAGAAGAAAAGGACGAAAAAGATAAAGACGAGGAACAAACAATTCCCGAGTTCACTGCTGGTGAAAAAGGAGACCACGAGCCATTGATTCATCAGGGAAAAACTTCGCCCCCAAAACCTTACACAGAAGCAACTTTGCTAAGAGCAATGGAAACGGCTGGGAAACAGGTTGAAGATGAAGAATTGCGTGAAATGCTCAAGAATAACGGCATCGGAAGACCGTCAACACGAGCAAATATCATCGAGACACTTTTCAAAAGAAAATACATCGAGAAGAAACGTAAAAATCTCATTGCCACCCAAACTGGAATCGAATTAATCGACACGATAGAAGACGAGCTTCTCAAAAGTCCGGAACTTACGGGAGAATGGGAATCAAAACTGAGAAAAATCGAAAAAGGGGAGTATGAGGCCAATCAGTTCAAAGAAGAATTGATAGAAATGGTAACGGATTTGACGGATAAAGTTGTCAATGGGAAATCTAAAGTTATCGCATTTCACGAGGAGAAAAAAGTAACTCCAAAAGAAAAAAGGCCAAGAGCAAAAACCGAGATTGTCTGGGAAGAAACACAATGCCCAAAGTGTAAATCTAACAATCTGATGAAAGGCAAAACCGCCGTTGGCTGTTCCGATTATAAAGGTTGTGGTTTCAAAGTTCCATTCGAAATATTGGGGAAAAAATTATCAGAAAAACAACTTCAGGATTTGATTCTGAAAAACAAAACTTCCAAACTGAAAGGCTTTACAGGTGAACAGGAAGAAGGTGTTCTAATCATAAACGAAGATTTTTCAATTAGTATAAAATAA
- a CDS encoding ABC transporter ATP-binding protein, which produces MLKIEDINKSYDTGKSKLHVLKGINLNINQGEFVSIMGSSGSGKSTLLNIIGILDEADNGIYELDGFPIKHLTEVKAAEYRSRFIGFIFQSFNLINYKTALENVALPLYYQNVSRKERTKKALEYLEKVGLKEWAEHLPSELSGGQKQRVAIARALISEPKLILADEPTGALDSKTTHDIMKLLQEINNEGKTIVVVTHENDVAAQTKRNVVLKDGRIESDEYIQQIVL; this is translated from the coding sequence ATTCTGAAAATAGAAGATATTAACAAATCTTACGATACAGGCAAGAGCAAACTTCACGTGCTGAAAGGTATTAATCTTAATATCAACCAAGGCGAGTTTGTTTCTATTATGGGAAGTTCAGGTTCCGGAAAATCGACTTTGCTGAATATCATCGGGATTTTGGATGAAGCTGATAATGGGATTTATGAACTTGATGGATTTCCGATTAAACATCTCACAGAAGTAAAAGCTGCTGAATACAGAAGCCGTTTCATTGGATTTATTTTTCAATCATTTAATTTGATTAATTATAAAACGGCGTTGGAAAACGTAGCACTTCCATTATATTATCAAAACGTTTCCAGAAAGGAAAGAACAAAAAAAGCCTTAGAGTATCTGGAAAAAGTAGGATTGAAAGAGTGGGCAGAACACCTTCCAAGTGAACTATCCGGCGGACAGAAACAAAGAGTTGCTATTGCAAGAGCGTTAATCTCTGAACCAAAATTAATCCTTGCCGATGAACCTACCGGAGCTTTGGATTCCAAAACAACTCACGATATTATGAAGCTGCTTCAGGAAATTAACAACGAGGGAAAAACAATTGTTGTTGTAACGCACGAGAACGATGTTGCGGCACAAACCAAAAGAAACGTTGTCCTGAAAGATGGCAGAATAGAAAGCGATGAGTATATCCAACAAATTGTTTTATAA
- a CDS encoding TolC family protein — translation MLKKVFCISLLSIGVLGFSQKKWTIQECVDYAIKNNLQIQAQAYNKDVQTKNLEMAKKEYLPSVSGTINNNANFGQSLVGTSSIRNDSYYNGANLGANILVYNNGRLEKTIKKTSFDVDASLQDIETITNNISLQIAQQYLNVMLNREIKKISESAMENAQRLYDRAKITTDVGTTAQTVLAEATASLAREKQNVKTAQINVDKALFAMAQLLQLQDYKTFDVVDIPVPDELAPQTESVEEVLNIAYTSQPIVKAAEIRIKAAEAQTEVAKTNFYPTISATAGIGSFYNNLLNKNTIGYSVDAAGNPVAITERNFTQQYKDNFGQQLSLSANIPIFNKGITKLQVEQTKINEVVAKNNLEQQKFQLKQDIQQAQFNADSNYEIYLAAIEAEKSTRLALDFAEKSYEAGRSTIYDVTIARNNYANAQGSVAQAKYNYLFSIKVLDFYAGRGINL, via the coding sequence ATGCTTAAAAAAGTTTTTTGTATTTCGCTTTTGTCAATAGGAGTTTTGGGATTTTCTCAGAAAAAATGGACAATTCAGGAATGTGTGGATTATGCAATTAAAAACAATTTGCAAATCCAAGCGCAGGCTTACAACAAGGATGTGCAGACAAAAAATCTGGAAATGGCAAAAAAGGAGTATTTGCCTTCGGTTTCCGGCACCATTAATAACAATGCCAATTTTGGGCAATCCTTAGTAGGAACCAGCAGTATCAGAAATGACAGTTATTATAACGGTGCCAATTTAGGAGCTAATATTTTGGTTTATAATAACGGAAGATTAGAAAAAACTATCAAGAAAACCAGCTTCGATGTGGATGCTAGTTTACAGGATATCGAAACCATCACAAATAATATTTCACTTCAAATTGCTCAGCAATATCTGAATGTGATGCTGAATAGAGAAATCAAAAAAATCTCAGAAAGTGCAATGGAAAATGCACAAAGATTATACGACCGAGCGAAAATCACAACAGATGTTGGAACTACAGCTCAGACGGTTTTAGCAGAAGCAACGGCGTCTTTGGCGAGAGAGAAACAGAATGTAAAAACAGCTCAAATTAATGTAGATAAAGCATTGTTTGCAATGGCTCAGCTTCTTCAATTACAAGATTACAAAACATTTGATGTGGTAGACATTCCAGTTCCGGATGAATTGGCACCACAAACAGAATCTGTAGAAGAAGTCCTGAATATTGCTTACACTTCTCAACCCATTGTAAAAGCAGCGGAAATTAGAATCAAAGCAGCTGAAGCACAAACTGAAGTTGCGAAAACTAATTTTTATCCTACAATATCTGCTACTGCCGGGATTGGAAGTTTTTATAATAATCTTTTGAATAAAAATACAATTGGCTACAGTGTAGATGCAGCAGGAAATCCTGTCGCCATAACCGAAAGAAATTTCACACAACAATACAAAGATAATTTTGGACAACAGTTGAGCTTATCAGCTAATATCCCTATTTTCAATAAAGGAATTACAAAACTTCAGGTTGAGCAAACCAAAATCAATGAAGTGGTTGCGAAAAATAATCTGGAGCAACAGAAATTCCAGTTGAAGCAGGATATTCAGCAGGCGCAGTTTAATGCAGATTCTAATTATGAAATCTATCTTGCTGCTATCGAAGCTGAAAAAAGCACTAGGTTAGCTTTGGATTTTGCTGAGAAAAGTTATGAAGCCGGACGCTCTACAATCTACGACGTAACAATTGCCAGAAACAATTATGCAAATGCACAAGGTTCTGTAGCACAGGCAAAATACAATTATCTGTTCAGTATCAAAGTTTTAGATTTTTACGCTGGACGTGGGATTAATTTGTAA
- a CDS encoding GLPGLI family protein encodes MKKIIILIFTLIINLFFAQTNRFIYEMEMKLKDKPMKMNMVLDIDKDYTKFYDYDFLKNDSISKKTGENWQTNTQSDQLILRKANSNENRAFHDNMFDYFVIDSKDEMNWKIEKETKKSAEYSLQKATTDFGGRKWTAWFCSAIPFHEGPYKFRGLPGLIFELQDDKGDYNYTLSKSINLPETFVTTNFLETHYGNQPVKVTLKQFQKVKLDYYSDPVAEMRNNLKTGGTVIIGGEKITSQEQLDQKRKFIQESIKNYYNPIELDKTIPYPKN; translated from the coding sequence ATGAAAAAAATAATCATCTTAATATTTACATTAATTATCAATCTATTTTTCGCACAGACCAACAGATTCATTTACGAAATGGAAATGAAACTTAAGGATAAACCAATGAAAATGAATATGGTTTTGGACATTGATAAAGATTATACAAAATTTTACGATTACGATTTTCTAAAAAATGATTCTATCAGCAAGAAAACCGGGGAAAATTGGCAGACCAATACACAATCTGACCAGTTGATTCTGAGAAAAGCTAATTCCAACGAGAACAGAGCTTTTCACGACAATATGTTCGATTATTTTGTAATTGACTCCAAAGACGAAATGAATTGGAAAATCGAAAAAGAAACCAAAAAAAGTGCTGAATATTCATTACAAAAAGCAACCACGGATTTCGGTGGAAGAAAATGGACTGCTTGGTTTTGTTCAGCCATTCCTTTTCACGAAGGACCTTACAAATTCAGAGGTTTGCCAGGATTGATTTTCGAACTGCAGGATGATAAAGGTGATTACAATTACACATTGTCAAAAAGCATCAATCTTCCCGAGACTTTTGTAACCACTAATTTTCTGGAAACCCATTATGGGAATCAGCCTGTTAAAGTGACTTTGAAACAATTCCAAAAAGTAAAGCTCGATTATTACAGTGACCCGGTTGCCGAGATGAGAAATAATCTGAAAACTGGCGGAACGGTGATTATTGGAGGAGAGAAAATCACAAGTCAGGAACAGCTTGACCAGAAAAGGAAATTCATTCAGGAGAGCATCAAAAATTATTATAATCCGATAGAATTGGACAAAACGATTCCATATCCCAAAAATTAA